Genomic window (Helianthus annuus cultivar XRQ/B chromosome 3, HanXRQr2.0-SUNRISE, whole genome shotgun sequence):
AGTTTGTAAGTTTTAGTGGCTGCTAAATTAAATTTGAAAAGAAGATGAccaaaatcaaggatgcaacaaATTTGTACGGATATAAAAGCATAACCATGGTGATTAAGGTGGAATGGCACATCATTTGAGTTATTAGATAGATACACAACAGTTAAACACCAAACTAGAAaactaaaagcttaaagctcaACTTCCGTTTATATGTTCTGGAACCACAACAAACCGCCACCACCTGTCTGGTGCAGCATCGCGTCAATCTCATCACCGTCCTCCATCTCCAACTGTTAACGACAATACCATAAACATGAGCACCCTCATATAGACGCACATTTGCAAAATGAACTGACAGGTCAGATAACGGGTCTAAACGAATTAGTGTCTAAAAAAGTTGAACTAGGTAGTACcacatttttgtatttttttttccaaatcaatCCATCAATGTATTAAATAATGGTAACAATAACAACATTAAACTATATATCTTCTctttaaaacaaaataatttagtaCATTGCACACATTTGaatatacatataatttattactagttcgacccattttgacccattacatGTAACATTCAACGTGAAATACCTTGTTTCCATCAACGGTAAGATTTTAATGTATCAGACTCGTCAAAAAGGATTgataacaaaaaatatatatacaaaaagaCCAGCCCAAATGCAAAAACTAAGCTTTATTCAGGATTCATGTGTAAATGTGTGTTCGTAGggggggagggagagagagagagagagaacctcATCTGGCGTCTGCTCTGCACGAAGACGGCGGCCATCAAACAAGAAAGCAATGGAGTTGATCTCAACAGACTGCCTGTCACAGTATGCATTCATCAGCTTCTTAAGTTGTGTGCTTCGTTTGATCCTAAAGAAAACTTCATTTCCATCCTGTAAAAGAATTAAAAGAACAAACACATATCAAAAGATCATCGTAGTACGACCATGTTATAAAAACAATATCATCAACTCACCTACGCATAAACCTTTTATAATGGTTGAGTATGGTAAAATCGGAAAAAAGCCATGTTACAGATTAACAAAAGTGAAATTGAGATTATGGGAACAGAAAGAAGTATAGGACATCAAAGACATGAAAACTTGTATCATGAAACAAAATCCAACACAGGAGTTACAAGCAAATCATCAGATAACACATAAAGAAAGAaagatataaaaaaataacttgCAGATGAAACGTTAtaaggtatacatggagcttgcatggggaggcgcggtcgttgtggacaaggatcgtgattgctTGATTAAacgttatgacattacatactttatttatgattgggctttaactcatacgcttccgctaaactttgttattacacttatgttttggaacacctttcatatggattggtttggttaactGTTAATTACTtatactatatacattgttctatatgattggtggcttgatcctggtcagtcacgctcccaagcggtgatactccgcgtgtggattttgggggtgtgacaattcatAAGGGCCGTATGTACGTAttcatattatatatttaattatccaaagttgcgatacaataacCGGGTTTCGTTTCAAATATTCGATTTCTTTGCGACGCTTCAcggtcatcgaggagggtagaataggtcctctctcaatgtcatcgtgaacgttaaatgtattttaagtaatgagttgcactccgacacatcacggctatcaaggagggtagaattggtcctcacttgaCATCTTCGTGGTTCTCAGCAAGCGCATATGTGGTGTGATAGTGATAGAATATGCGATAATATGCGAAAATATTGCGATATAGCGATGTAACTGATGtaggtacattatgatccgaatctctagttctaggcgtaacgagtatatcgagtagtaacaacgcacgaaagtgcgggttgttacagtctcccctgctttaggaaatttcgtcctgaaattaatCCACCACTAGGGTTGTAAGAGTTTATGCGAATGAGAGTAGCGATTTAAAAGCGAGCGATCGATTAAAATTTGATGAGCGAGAGTGTTACGATAACCGGCGATAGCAGCGGATGGGGTGATTTGCAGGACAAAAGATGATAACACACACCGAAAGCGATTAGAGAGCATTTTAAACTTCTGAAAAGTCGATTAGTTAGGAAAAAGCTTGCTTATGAAAATCTTCTCACGTTGCGGCGTCAACTGTAGCGTTGTTCACACTAGCACGATGAGAAGGGTTTTGTTAGGTTTCTAAAAGATTTTGAAGTGACTAAAACTCATTTTACGAAATTTTCTCACCACACGACGTTGACTTGGGTCGATTGTCACACTGGTGTCACAAGAAAATCTCGTTTTGTACAAAGGTTTTGAttagtttttagaaaaagttTGTTAAGAAAAGATCAGTTTTAAAATTTGTGTAAACAAAGCCTTTTAAATATACCAAAAGTTTTAATTTAAGGTCGGCCCCGCATGGCACTCTCCCACGAAAGTTCTacaatatggttaaaacacttatatataggaagtaccagcggcgtatccaccacgtaTTACTCATATGGCTTCCGTCTCGTGTGGCGGTGTCATACGTGTCGACATAGTACAGACAGAATCGCGATTGATAACAAACGAGAAGGGTTGGATCAAGTCTTGAAAGGGCGAGCTGAGCGATGAAGTCGTTTTCGAACTCGGTTCAGCGATCCAAGTGAGGTAGTTAATCGATTGATAACACCACGTAACACAATAAGCGAGAATGACGACGATAAGCGAAAAGCGATGAGCGATAGCGTCAATTGTTAGCGACAACCATCGAGCGATAAGCGGCAGTCGATGCGTTGCAAGCGATGGAGACATGCGATTCGATTAGATTTAATAACACCACAATTTTAAACTAACACTagcccacatggcctttttccacgaaagtctgctaataCGGCTAAAACACCACTATGTCTTAGCCCCattagtttcgtctcgtgaagcaAGGTCGTGAGTACTAACATAGCGCAGATAACGTAGAAAATACAAATAGCGATAAGCGTTGAGAATATCGAAGCGATGAGATAGGTGCTAGAGGCGTTACGGCGTGAAGCGACGAGTGATGTGCGATACTCGTCAAGCGATTCACGATACGCGATTCCCAGCAACGATACATAGCGATAGAGGTTGCGAGATACGCACAATATatgattgcgatttcgagccacataGTAAGCGTTTGAGATTAAAACACATAATAAGCGTTTGATAGATTCTAGCGAGACACGTCATATACGATTGCGATTTTGCGA
Coding sequences:
- the LOC110929706 gene encoding small ubiquitin-related modifier 2-like; its protein translation is FVLLILLQDGNEVFFRIKRSTQLKKLMNAYCDRQSVEINSIAFLFDGRRLRAEQTPDELEMEDGDEIDAMLHQTGGGGLLWFQNI